From the genome of Fusobacterium sp. SYSU M8D902, one region includes:
- a CDS encoding ParA family protein, which translates to MAGKVISFMNMKGGVGKTTICVNLAHCLAIHSEKKVLVIDMDPQANTSQYMLGKTRYKEVLENNKTIFEIYRSSLEDFKYSSVDDVEDKDEDNHNAKNSIISQISDNLDLIPGNLAMVRISQGTNSNTNLRLAHFINSNDLLEEYDFIFIDCPPTQSIYTDSSLNVSDYYILPVKPDFLSSIGIELVKRMIKTHNNSGLKRVKCAGIIINMVHNQEYEKETLQKIKESNINDVYEECIKYSPKVSEGAEKQRYLLDINRHKKSIKNIATTFLKKVEGEK; encoded by the coding sequence ATGGCTGGAAAAGTTATTTCTTTTATGAATATGAAAGGTGGTGTTGGAAAAACAACTATCTGTGTTAATTTAGCTCATTGCTTGGCAATCCATTCTGAAAAGAAAGTATTAGTTATTGATATGGATCCACAAGCTAATACAAGTCAATATATGCTTGGGAAAACAAGATATAAAGAAGTTTTAGAGAATAATAAAACTATATTTGAAATTTATCGAAGCTCTCTTGAAGATTTTAAATATTCTAGTGTTGATGATGTAGAGGATAAAGATGAAGATAATCATAATGCTAAAAATAGTATAATATCTCAAATCAGTGATAATCTTGATTTAATACCAGGAAATTTGGCGATGGTAAGAATATCTCAAGGAACTAATTCAAATACTAATTTGAGATTAGCACATTTTATTAATTCAAATGATCTTTTAGAAGAATATGATTTTATTTTTATAGATTGTCCGCCTACTCAATCTATTTATACAGATTCATCCTTAAATGTTTCTGATTACTATATATTGCCAGTTAAACCTGATTTTCTATCAAGTATAGGAATAGAGCTTGTAAAGAGAATGATAAAAACTCATAATAATAGTGGATTGAAAAGAGTAAAATGCGCTGGTATAATTATTAATATGGTTCATAATCAAGAATATGAAAAAGAAACGTTACAAAAAATTAAGGAAAGCAATATAAACGATGTTTATGAAGAATGTATAAAATATTCACCGAAGGTTTCAGAAGGAGCAGAAAAACAGAGATATTTACTTGATATAAATAGACATAAGAAAAGCATAAAAAATATAGCTACAACATTTTTAAAGAAGGTAGAAGGAGAAAAATAA
- a CDS encoding ImmA/IrrE family metallo-endopeptidase yields the protein MDIKRRVVNLEKKYGTRNPYRLCKMLKINVLYMDLGNIKGIYKKVVTNKFIVINENLDEFCQKVVLAHELGHALLHHSKEIQALKDYDLFPKYTNQLEVEANTFAAELLIDDTFDNDDYIEKPSIDIRILEQLKELKYYR from the coding sequence ATGGATATAAAAAGAAGGGTTGTTAATTTAGAAAAAAAATATGGGACTAGAAATCCATACAGACTTTGCAAAATGTTAAAAATCAATGTTTTGTATATGGATCTAGGAAATATAAAGGGAATTTATAAAAAAGTTGTCACTAATAAATTTATAGTTATTAATGAAAATTTAGATGAATTTTGTCAAAAGGTTGTATTAGCCCATGAACTTGGACATGCTTTACTACATCATTCAAAAGAGATACAAGCATTAAAAGATTATGATTTATTTCCAAAATATACTAACCAATTGGAAGTAGAAGCTAATACTTTTGCTGCTGAATTGTTGATAGATGATACTTTTGACAATGATGATTACATAGAAAAACCTAGTATTGATATTAGGATATTAGAACAATTGAAGGAATTGAAGTATTATAGATAA
- a CDS encoding helix-turn-helix transcriptional regulator, protein MLDKNKEIGNLLREKRKELGYSLEDVKILLKKDFDIDLDNSNISRYENGTVKNMNAAFLRALCKVNKIDYIPIFKDLGYVDPEDNRIFNMTSKDKSQYDKTMDEASLFFNDENVSEEDKQKLLLAMNEMFFMSKQINKDKYAKKSDKDKK, encoded by the coding sequence ATGTTAGATAAAAACAAAGAAATTGGAAATTTATTAAGAGAAAAAAGAAAAGAACTTGGATATAGTTTAGAAGATGTAAAAATTCTTTTAAAAAAAGATTTTGATATAGATTTAGATAATAGTAATATTTCAAGATATGAAAATGGAACTGTTAAGAATATGAATGCAGCATTTTTAAGAGCTTTATGTAAAGTAAATAAAATTGATTATATTCCTATTTTTAAAGATTTAGGATATGTGGATCCAGAAGACAATAGAATTTTTAACATGACTTCTAAGGATAAAAGTCAATATGATAAAACTATGGATGAAGCATCTTTATTTTTTAATGATGAAAATGTTTCTGAAGAGGATAAACAAAAGCTATTACTAGCTATGAATGAAATGTTTTTCATGAGTAAACAGATTAATAAAGATAAATATGCTAAAAAATCTGATAAAGATAAAAAGTGA